The Sediminispirochaeta smaragdinae DSM 11293 genome has a segment encoding these proteins:
- a CDS encoding ABC transporter ATP-binding protein, with the protein MGSESNGKVILETRHVVKQFPKVLANDDISIILKEGEILSLLGENGAGKSTLMNVLYGLYQPTSGEMLLDGKRVQFDSPKDAIRLGLGMVHQHFMLVETLTVTENIILGAEPGNGAVIDYRKARQEVSALSEKYGLKVDPDAKIETLSVGLQQRVEILKALYRKAKILILDEPTAVLTPQEVEELFDVIKELRKGGVSLIIITHKLEEVMEISDRVYILRRGKIEGERATKECTKEELANLMVGRSVVLTVEKKPKAPGSEDVFRIENLKVLNDKEFPAVNDLSLHVRPGEVVGIAGVDGNGQTELAEAIMGLRPVADGRIFHHGDDITGMSTKALIGRSISYVPADRQRFGLVLPMTVSENIAIGYHDRVPNVRGINLNFRAMDEYATELVERFDIRPPAVDVKAGNLSGGNQQKVILAREFSRKPTFLLVSQPTRGLDVGAIEYIHNQILAMRDQNVAILLISLELEEIFSLSDRIIVLYEGKVVKELSPEKTTEKQVGFYMTGGKE; encoded by the coding sequence ATGGGTTCCGAAAGTAACGGAAAGGTGATCCTGGAAACCCGTCACGTGGTAAAGCAGTTTCCCAAGGTGCTTGCTAATGACGACATCAGTATCATCCTGAAAGAAGGGGAGATCCTTAGCCTCCTCGGTGAAAACGGCGCCGGTAAATCGACGCTAATGAATGTTCTCTATGGCCTATACCAACCCACTTCCGGTGAGATGCTCCTTGACGGAAAGCGGGTCCAGTTCGACTCTCCCAAAGATGCTATTCGTCTCGGTCTGGGGATGGTTCATCAACATTTTATGCTGGTGGAAACCCTTACCGTTACGGAAAACATCATTCTGGGTGCCGAGCCTGGAAATGGTGCTGTGATCGATTACCGAAAGGCTCGGCAGGAGGTGTCTGCCCTTTCCGAGAAATATGGTTTGAAAGTCGATCCCGATGCGAAAATCGAGACCCTTTCGGTGGGGCTCCAGCAACGTGTTGAAATCCTCAAGGCGCTCTACCGAAAGGCAAAGATTCTTATTCTCGATGAGCCGACGGCGGTTCTTACCCCTCAGGAGGTGGAAGAGCTTTTCGATGTGATCAAGGAGCTGCGCAAGGGTGGGGTTTCTCTTATCATCATTACTCACAAGCTTGAAGAGGTAATGGAGATCAGTGACCGTGTCTATATTCTCCGACGGGGGAAGATAGAGGGGGAACGGGCGACAAAAGAGTGTACGAAAGAGGAGCTTGCGAACCTGATGGTCGGTCGAAGCGTTGTGCTCACCGTCGAAAAGAAACCAAAGGCCCCAGGAAGCGAGGATGTTTTTCGTATCGAGAATCTGAAAGTCTTAAACGATAAGGAATTTCCTGCGGTCAACGATCTTTCTCTTCATGTCCGTCCCGGAGAGGTCGTCGGTATCGCCGGTGTGGACGGTAACGGTCAGACAGAGCTTGCCGAGGCGATCATGGGACTGCGGCCTGTGGCGGACGGAAGAATTTTTCATCATGGTGACGACATTACCGGCATGAGTACCAAAGCGTTGATCGGACGAAGTATTTCCTATGTTCCTGCCGATCGACAACGTTTCGGCCTTGTTTTGCCCATGACCGTAAGCGAAAACATCGCTATCGGGTATCACGATCGTGTTCCCAACGTACGGGGCATTAATTTAAACTTTCGTGCAATGGACGAATATGCGACAGAACTTGTCGAGCGTTTTGATATTCGTCCTCCTGCGGTTGATGTGAAGGCCGGTAACCTTTCCGGTGGTAATCAGCAGAAGGTCATTCTTGCCAGAGAATTTTCCCGTAAACCGACCTTTCTTCTGGTAAGCCAGCCCACCAGGGGCCTTGATGTCGGAGCCATCGAGTATATCCACAATCAGATCCTGGCGATGCGGGACCAGAATGTTGCTATCCTGCTGATCAGTCTTGAGCTTGAGGAGATTTTCTCCCTTTCCGATCGTATCATTGTTTTATATGAAGGAAAGGTCGTAAAGGAGCTGTCTCCCGAAAAAACCACTGAAAAACAGGTCGGTTTCTATATGACCGGCGGAAAGGAGTAG
- a CDS encoding ABC transporter permease: MRSYRNTLLIALVLILAISGTVLYLGSYFWGGLLIMAAGVLYLVNVYFEKGKAEVLSMIRRYGRTILIPIIGILASLLLGIVIMLATGYDPIRAFKALFYGGFVKNWHISVLNAAPLIFTGLSVAFAFQAGLFNIGAEGQYYIGAMAAAWLGLVLNLPALITLILIFVVAGILSAAWNFVPALLKVKTGAHEVITTMMLAHVARYLSPIFIRAFGGDPSSSKHPYVTDTILESAWLPRFQQFLPKSNYRLHTGIIIAIAMAFVVYYILYKTKYGFEIRAVGANKDAARAQGISIGKNIFRALLFAGFLAGFAGVNQVVGLDHKLFENLQANYGWNGISVALLAGNNPIVVIFTGLLWGALDAGGQYMARTTQTPNAIVEIVKGVMLFLIVAKYIYVYIGNSLKRRSKTKAAPDAAKARG, from the coding sequence ATGAGATCATATCGAAACACGCTTTTGATCGCCCTGGTATTGATTCTGGCTATCTCCGGAACAGTTCTCTATCTGGGCAGCTATTTCTGGGGTGGTTTGCTGATTATGGCGGCCGGGGTCCTCTATCTTGTGAATGTCTATTTCGAAAAGGGGAAGGCCGAGGTTCTGTCGATGATACGTCGATACGGCAGAACGATCCTCATTCCGATCATTGGAATACTGGCTTCGCTTCTCCTCGGCATCGTCATCATGCTGGCCACTGGTTACGATCCTATACGGGCTTTTAAGGCGCTTTTCTACGGAGGATTTGTCAAGAACTGGCACATTTCCGTGCTTAATGCGGCCCCGCTTATTTTTACCGGTCTGTCGGTCGCTTTCGCTTTTCAAGCGGGTTTGTTCAACATCGGAGCCGAGGGGCAGTATTACATAGGGGCAATGGCCGCCGCCTGGCTCGGCCTTGTACTCAACCTGCCTGCCCTTATTACGCTTATTCTTATCTTTGTGGTGGCTGGTATCCTGTCCGCGGCCTGGAACTTTGTTCCTGCGCTCTTGAAGGTGAAAACCGGTGCACATGAGGTTATCACCACGATGATGCTGGCCCATGTCGCTCGTTATCTTTCCCCAATTTTCATCAGGGCCTTCGGCGGAGATCCTTCCTCGAGTAAGCATCCCTACGTTACCGATACGATCCTCGAATCGGCATGGCTGCCGCGTTTTCAGCAGTTTCTTCCCAAGTCCAACTACAGGCTGCATACGGGAATCATTATCGCTATCGCCATGGCATTTGTGGTCTATTATATTCTTTATAAAACAAAATACGGTTTTGAGATCAGGGCTGTCGGAGCAAATAAGGATGCCGCCAGAGCTCAGGGGATCAGCATTGGAAAAAATATTTTTCGTGCCTTGCTTTTCGCCGGATTCCTTGCCGGTTTCGCCGGTGTGAATCAGGTTGTCGGTCTTGACCATAAACTGTTTGAGAACCTTCAGGCAAACTACGGTTGGAACGGGATTAGTGTGGCGCTTCTTGCCGGTAATAATCCCATCGTCGTCATTTTTACCGGCCTGCTTTGGGGGGCTCTCGATGCAGGCGGTCAATATATGGCAAGAACAACCCAGACGCCGAATGCCATTGTCGAGATTGTCAAAGGTGTCATGCTTTTCCTCATTGTGGCAAAATACATCTATGTGTATATCGGCAACAGTCTGAAGCGGCGCAGCAAAACAAAAGCGGCCCCAGATGCCGCAAAGGCGAGGGGGTAG